GGTGAATCTTCGCTATCAAACATTGCGTTTGACCCCGGTTCAGGCCTTGTCTGCATATGACTGGAATTTGACTGTTGAAACCGGCTTTGAGTACGACAAATCCGTGGGCCTGTTACAGTCATCCACGGCCGCGAATACTAAGTATGAGCGCTACAAAACCACCGCCAGTCTGCAAAAGAATTTCACCTCCGGAACACTTCTGGGTGTGGAACTTAGCCGTCTTTCGCAAAAAGCCGATACGGATGGTTTTGCTACCAATCCTCCTCCCGCGCAGCAGACTCTGGACAGTGCGGGGCTCATTCTTGAGCAGGCGCTTTTAGGCAATTTCTTCGGGGTTGCGGACCGTGGCAATGTGAATGCCGCCGAATTGACTTATGAATCGCAAACTGTCGCGCGAGCGAATGAATTGGAAGATGTCGTCTTGGATGCTATCCGCCAATTTTGGAACGCCTATGTTGCGCAAGAAAGCTTCAAGGAAGCTGTGAATTCCCGCGACCGCTATAAAAAGCTGGTTGATGCGGTAAAAAGAAAAACCTCTTTGGGTTATTCAAATCCCGGGGACTTGCCCCAGGTGCAGGCCGAGTTTGAAACCCGCGAACAAAGAGTCAAAACCACATCGCGCGACTACTTAAGCTCCGTTGAAAATCTTTTGACGCTTTTAAATCTAGAGCCGGGAACGGACATCAAGTTTGAAATTCCAAATGAGATCCCTCCGGTTCCCAAGCTTATCGAAAAAAAGATTGAAGAACTGCGCATGATCCGCGCGCAAAAGCTGAAAGTGGAAGCGGCCAAAGAATCTTTGGCGGCAGCGGAATCTCTTTCCTATCCAGAGTTGGATTTTGTCGGTCGCGTTTACACCACTGGTGTCGACGAAGATGCCGGCAACTCTTACTCGGAAGTGGTTTCAGGAACTCAGCCGAAATACTATATGGGACTTCGTTTCCGTTATTACTTCGGATCTGATTTGCAAAACGAAACGGTCATCAATCGCAAAATGACCAAAGATCTGGAAGAAACCCGTCTGCACCGTGCGCTTTTGGAAGCGAAGGATCTTGAGTTTCAATCGGAACGCAAAGTGCATGCGGCTTATGCGATTGCAACAAGCTCGAAGAAGCAGCGTGAATTCCGCGAGCGTGCCTCTCAAGAGCTGAACCGCTCTTACAATCAGGGCCGCACGGATATTCAAATTTTAATTACAGCGATGAATAATTATTTCGATTCTGAAGTCCAGTACTACCGTTCCTTGGGTGATTACGCGATTGCCCTGAACGAATGGGCCGCGACCAGAGACGAACTCATTCCTGACGAACCAGCGACGGGAAAGTAAAACTTGGGGGGAACTATGTTGAAAAAACTAATCCTGGCAACAGCGCTTTTAGGAGTCGTGGGTTGTGCTTTTAATAAAGACAATCCAAATAACAACGCGACGGAAGTTGCTGACAGACAAAACCAATTGAGCACGTACAACCGTGTCGTTGGATTTTACACTGGCAAGCTGACTACCACGGTGACCCAACAAGATGTTGAACTCAGACTTTTCACTTTGGAAAACGAGTCCGGCACAAATGCCAATGGTGAAGAACGCTACCGCATTGTTTTACGCGGTAAATTTCAGTTCAATAGCAACAAGTTGCAATTGTTCAATATGAAGGCTCGTTACATTCCCGAGACTTCCGAACTGATCTTAAGAAACGAAGCCGCGTCCCCCGGCATCGATGATGTTCATACGATTAACGCTAAGGTTGTCGGACAAAAGATCGTCGGAGAAGTAAAATCCATTTCAGGCGTGATCGGCGTTTTGGATTTAACTCTTTCTTCCAATCAGTCATCCGCCCCCGGCAACACAGAGGAAAACGAGTTCTACGAAAGACTTCGTCGTCAATATGAGTCTTTCGCGGGCGTCTATTCGGGCACCAACGTTAAAGACGGCAAAGCCGCTTTCCAATTCCAGATTCGTTTGCAAGTTGTGAAAGAAGGCCTTGTTCCTAAAATCATTGGTGAACTGACTCGTGCCGATGATCCTAAAAATACGGCGACTTTGACTTTGACAGGTTTGTTCCGTGGCGAGACGACTCCTCCAGGCCTGGTCCTGACGGGAACTCCTCGTCTTTTCCCGTCCTCACCTTACAAAGCGACCATAGACGGCGTTCTTGACGGTGACACTTTTAAAGGAACCTGGGTTTCCAATGTGAATGGGCTTGAAGGCGAATTTATTCTAAATAAAATCAAATAAGAAAAAAGGGAGCTGCAAGCTCCCTTTTTTTATGTTCCTGAACTTTTCTTTTCCAGTTCCGCCCAGCGTGCGTAAAGTCTTTCCAACTCGACCTGGATCTTGGAAATCTCTGCGTAGAGTTCCTGAACTTTCGAAGCCTGACTAACGACTTCGGGCTTGCCTGCCTCGGCCTGCAACTGCCCGAGTTTTTCTTCCAAACCCAGGATTGTGCTTTCCATGTTTTCCAGCTCGAACTTTTCTTTGAAAGACAATTTTCCCGGTTTACTGGAAGCTTTAACTTCTGTTTCGGCTTTGGCCTTCTTTTGTTCTAAAGCTTCCAATTCTTTTTGTTCTTCATACCACTCTTCCCACTGCAAGTAGCCCGCGAAATTTTCCAGACTTGTTGTCCCGTCAGATTTTTTGTGGAAAGCCAAGATTGTGGACGCGACCTGATCCATAAAGTAACGATCATGTGTCACCAAAATGACAGCGCCGTTAAATTCCTTCAAAGAATCTTCTAGCACCGTCAAGGTACCGACATCTAAATCGTTAGTCGGCTCATCCAGAATAAGAACCTGCGCTTCATTCAACATCAGTTGCGCCAAACGCAGACGGCTTTGTTCACCGCCCGAAAGTTTTTCGACCGGTAGATCCATTTGCTGGCGATTGAACAAGAACCTTTCCAGATAACTGCGCGCAAAGACATATTGTCCCTGATAATGAACATAGTCGCCTTCCGGGCAGATATTCTTTAACACAGACTCTTTAGGCTTTAAGGTTTCCCGGTTCTGTTCAAAGTAGGCCACCTTCAACTTATCAGCGCGCGCCACGCGGCCCGTGTCAGGAAGCTCCTCACCCAGAAGAATGCGGATCAACGTGGATTTACCCGAGCCGTTATCCCCCAACAATGCCAGGCGTGTTTTCGGGTTTACAAGATAAGAAAAATCCTTAAAGAGCACTCGGCCATTGTAAGCTTTGGTGACGTGATCCACTTCAATCAACTTTTGCGGATTTCTTTCCGCGTCTTTGAATTCGATCCTGGCTACACGTGCTGCATTTTTCGCCGACAATTCCTGCACGTCATCTTTCAAATCACCGGCTCTTTCAATACGCGCTTTTTGTTTCGTCTGACGAGCCTTGGCGCCCCGACGCAACCACTCGGTCTCGCGACGAAGGGTGTTTTTTAAAACGACCTCGCGCTGCTCTTGTGCCTGTAGAAGCTGGTCTTTTGCCTCAAGATATTCAAGGTAACCGCCCTTGACAGACAAAAGGTAGTTGGGATTTTTAGGATCAAGATCAAAAATTTTATTGGTGGCCCTTTGTAAAAACAATCGATCATGCGTGATAATCAGGGTTGCAAAAGGGGCCCGAGATAAAAATTCTTCAAGCCACAGAATGCTGGTTACATCCAGATGATTCGTTGGTTCATCCAACATCAGAAGCTCAGGGTCCAAGACCAGCTCGCGCGCCAAAGCCACGCGCTTACGCCAACCTCCGGATAGATCCTTGACCAAAAAACTCTCACCAAACTGCGACAACTCTAGGCGCGCCATCCACTCATAGGCCGCCGCCAATGATTCATGATGATCAACACACTTGCTTAAGATCGCATCCAAAATTGTTTCATTTTCACTGAACAAAGGCGTCTGCTCCAAAAATCCCAGACGCAAGCCTTTCTTCGCTGTGACGTCGCCGGCGTCAGCTTCCATTTTTCCGGCCAGGATGCGCAAAAGCGTGGACTTCCCCGCCCCATTGGGACCGACAAGACCGACTCGCTCACCTTCTTCAATGCCAAGGCTGACATTTTTAAAAAGAGTTTTTCCGGCAAAGGCTTTTTCTAATTTATAGGTACTGATCAGAAGCATGGACTTAAAGTACGTCTATTTAGGCAGGTCCGCTAGGACTTTTTCGATAGGAACAATAAATTCGCCTGTACAACCATGATCGTCACAGACTTTCAGATTGTCTTGAGAGGGCTCCGACTCGTCCGCCTCAAAATCTCTTTCGCCAGAGGAAAGAAGCCCGATCAATTCGTGCGTTTGCGCATCAAACACCGGCGAACCCGAGTTGCCTTCGAAAACATCCAAATTCGAAATGATCACGGAAGGACTGCTCCAAAGTTCTCGCACGTTCCCTTCCGCATATTTTTTTAAGCTTCCCAAAGGATAGCCTAGTGAATAAATTTTTTGACCTGCCAGCAAAGTCTTCTTTGAAAACTTGACGGAAGCGGTCGCGACCTTCTGACTTAAGCGGATCAGCGCGTAGTCTAATCCTTCATGCAAGGCATTTTTCGCCGCCACGACTTCTTGGCAATCCACAACGACACGCTTTTGCGATTGGGAGTCTTTTTGGTAGTTGAATACGAACGCTAGGTCCTCACATTTTATGCGCTCCAGGCAATGTCCCGCCGTCAACACCAGATCAGAAGATACCAAAACACCCGAACAGAACGCCAGCGAAGGCTGATCCATCCACGTCAAGCCCAAGGCCCCAAACACGTCTTGAACCGTTTGTAAGTTTTCATTCTTTTGCCAGCGGGCCGCCGAGGCTTTAGTCATTAGAGCCACACTGGAATCCACATTCATATTTCCGGAAACAACGTCTTTGATAGAGTCTGCACCATAAATAACATGCGCTTGATTGTTAGGACTTGAAGTAAAAGAAGATGTGGGTGCGGCATCAAACCCGCACCCTGCCATCTGAATTAAAAAGATTCCCAGAAAGGCTTTCGCCCACTTGTTCATTAATGTCCTCGTGTAAAGTCCAAGTCGCCCTGATGAGCTTCCGGCAAGTGACCTTGTGTCCAACGCTCTTCAATATTTTCTTCGCTGACAAACTCATCCTTAGTTCCAACATTCAACACCTTATAAGTCGCCGTCGCCACTTCTTTGCCGCTGAAATCATAGATGGCCATACGCACATCCGCGGACTCACCTTTCGGGGTGACACGACGAACTTCAGACAATTTCGTCTCTAAACTGTTGGAAACCACCTGACCATTCACCGTCGTCAATTGCGTCAAACCACGACGGGAAGCATCTCTTCCGTCCAAAGAAAACTTCAAACTATCGCGATCCGACGTCATGGAAACCTCAAGATTCCAATGGCGGGCGATCGTCAAAGATTTAGGACGAGGCAACTTGGCGAAATTTCCTTTCTTATATGCTTCAATCTCAGAAGAAGATTTAGAATTCATGAAGCTCATAAGTTCTGCATAAGTCACACATCTGACTTCGGGTTTGCGGCATACCTCATTGGCAAATTCAAAGAAGGTTTCGAAGTAAGCTCCCCCCATCCACTGAGAGAAATGGTGTCCGATATGCAAGGGGGCACGGTTTCCATAGTAGTTACGGTCGAAATAGGCACGATATAAAGCCATCATGTTATTCTTGGCTTTAGTCTTTTGTTTGGACGATACCATGTTCAGACAGTCGCGAGCCTTATTGGCTTTCACTTGCTGTCCATGCGCATCGCGCTTCAAAATATTCATCGTCTCGGGTTCTTCACTTAAAACCCGTGCGGAATCGCGCACACAGAAAT
The Bdellovibrio sp. ArHS DNA segment above includes these coding regions:
- a CDS encoding serine protease yields the protein MNKWAKAFLGIFLIQMAGCGFDAAPTSSFTSSPNNQAHVIYGADSIKDVVSGNMNVDSSVALMTKASAARWQKNENLQTVQDVFGALGLTWMDQPSLAFCSGVLVSSDLVLTAGHCLERIKCEDLAFVFNYQKDSQSQKRVVVDCQEVVAAKNALHEGLDYALIRLSQKVATASVKFSKKTLLAGQKIYSLGYPLGSLKKYAEGNVRELWSSPSVIISNLDVFEGNSGSPVFDAQTHELIGLLSSGERDFEADESEPSQDNLKVCDDHGCTGEFIVPIEKVLADLPK
- a CDS encoding ABC-F family ATP-binding cassette domain-containing protein; this translates as MLLISTYKLEKAFAGKTLFKNVSLGIEEGERVGLVGPNGAGKSTLLRILAGKMEADAGDVTAKKGLRLGFLEQTPLFSENETILDAILSKCVDHHESLAAAYEWMARLELSQFGESFLVKDLSGGWRKRVALARELVLDPELLMLDEPTNHLDVTSILWLEEFLSRAPFATLIITHDRLFLQRATNKIFDLDPKNPNYLLSVKGGYLEYLEAKDQLLQAQEQREVVLKNTLRRETEWLRRGAKARQTKQKARIERAGDLKDDVQELSAKNAARVARIEFKDAERNPQKLIEVDHVTKAYNGRVLFKDFSYLVNPKTRLALLGDNGSGKSTLIRILLGEELPDTGRVARADKLKVAYFEQNRETLKPKESVLKNICPEGDYVHYQGQYVFARSYLERFLFNRQQMDLPVEKLSGGEQSRLRLAQLMLNEAQVLILDEPTNDLDVGTLTVLEDSLKEFNGAVILVTHDRYFMDQVASTILAFHKKSDGTTSLENFAGYLQWEEWYEEQKELEALEQKKAKAETEVKASSKPGKLSFKEKFELENMESTILGLEEKLGQLQAEAGKPEVVSQASKVQELYAEISKIQVELERLYARWAELEKKSSGT
- a CDS encoding TolC family protein, with protein sequence MVKTFLALLSTTAMQGAYAQAPKEITLSQKNVAELVLKQGSKTKEVNLRYQTLRLTPVQALSAYDWNLTVETGFEYDKSVGLLQSSTAANTKYERYKTTASLQKNFTSGTLLGVELSRLSQKADTDGFATNPPPAQQTLDSAGLILEQALLGNFFGVADRGNVNAAELTYESQTVARANELEDVVLDAIRQFWNAYVAQESFKEAVNSRDRYKKLVDAVKRKTSLGYSNPGDLPQVQAEFETREQRVKTTSRDYLSSVENLLTLLNLEPGTDIKFEIPNEIPPVPKLIEKKIEELRMIRAQKLKVEAAKESLAAAESLSYPELDFVGRVYTTGVDEDAGNSYSEVVSGTQPKYYMGLRFRYYFGSDLQNETVINRKMTKDLEETRLHRALLEAKDLEFQSERKVHAAYAIATSSKKQREFRERASQELNRSYNQGRTDIQILITAMNNYFDSEVQYYRSLGDYAIALNEWAATRDELIPDEPATGK